The genomic segment CAATAATTGATATTGCAGAAGACAAAGCTGGGAACCTTTATTTTGGAGGTGCCAGTGGTTTGACAAAATTTGATGGAAATAAATGGCAAAAAGTTCCGCTACCAAAAGGTAAAAATTATACAATAAGAGCAATTGATATTAATTCTAATAACACTATTGCAGTTGGTCATAATAAAGGTCTTTTAATCCAAAAAGATGATAAGTGGACTTCTTTTACAGAAAGAAACTCAGAATTACAATCATACGTGCGTTCATTAAAATATGTTGGAAACGATTTATACATAGGTTATGGAGGTAATTTAAAAGGTGGATTTTCTAAAGTTAGAAATGATGAATGGACCCATATTAATAAAGAAAATTCTGATTTACCAGATAATATGATTCGTGATATTGAAATTGATGCTAAAGGGAATTTTTGGATGGCATCTAACAATGGTCTTATTAAAATAAGTAAAAATAAAATTACTCCAATACATTTCAGGAATAAAGGAGATGCAATTTTGGATATAACAATTGAAGGTAATGTTGTTTGGGTAGCTACTCTTTTTGGTTTTTTTGAACTTGATAAAATGAGTGATATCAAAGAATAGAGTACTGGGCACTCGCTACTTTAAACCACGACAAAAGGGTTCCAAC from the Polaribacter cellanae genome contains:
- a CDS encoding two-component regulator propeller domain-containing protein, whose protein sequence is MFNKSNSELTDDKIWSIAVDKKGNKWLGTSNSGIVKYNGGTFSVFNKSNSLVIGEQVSPIFVDSKNNIWISFSNPEGLVKYDGEKWISFSSEEIKLSKLSIIDIAEDKAGNLYFGGASGLTKFDGNKWQKVPLPKGKNYTIRAIDINSNNTIAVGHNKGLLIQKDDKWTSFTERNSELQSYVRSLKYVGNDLYIGYGGNLKGGFSKVRNDEWTHINKENSDLPDNMIRDIEIDAKGNFWMASNNGLIKISKNKITPIHFRNKGDAILDITIEGNVVWVATLFGFFELDKMSDIKE